TTTACATTTTATCAACAATTACAGATGTCAGTATAAAGTACAAGAACATTGATGTCCAGCGAAACAAAGACTACAGTGGGACCTtttatacatttactggagataCTATGATGCTTATCAGTAATATCAGAGATAAATGGCTAAAGGTGAGTCTGGTGCAAGGACAACAACCTCTCCTAATTATGTAAATGAACATATATGTGATGCATTTATACATAAATGTTGTGATTTACAGATAATTTACTGTATGTATACCAGCCTACATAAGCAGCAGATCTGCATGTGAAGAGCACAGGACACCCACAGTTGGTTTTAAAGAGTTTGATGCTAGCATGTTGATAATGCAATGATGTTATTCTTTAATAAGCACTAAAAtacataacacacacatactaaAGCAGTCCATTTTTACTACACTGAACTATTTTCTTAGAACACAGTCAACATTTACGTTCACCATTTATGTCTCATTCTTGTACCTGAACACATGAAAACATATCACTTGTGTTGCAATAGCAgtatttgtccattttcaggGATGGAAATCAAATTCTGTGCTTTAAgtgcaaaaaaatgaaataaatgaaccCCCCCATCTCCACAATCATGAATGACAATCTGTAAACATTTCTATCAGAGATGATGCTGGCTGAAATATTTTAAGAGTTAGGATGTGTTTAACTGATATTTTAAACCAGCTGTAAAATAAAGCATAGACAAGAGGATTCAGACCACAGCTAACATACAAAGTCCATGCTAGAAATGTCATTGTAGTGGAAGAGACTGCAGTGGTTTCTGTTAGAGAACAGATACAGAATGGAATATAGCAAAGCATATAAACTGTCACAATAATTCCTAATGTCAGAGCAGCTTTACTCTCAGATTTCCTCCTCACTGACCCTTCCATTACACATTTTCCACCCTTCATCAGAGAGTTTATAACTTTCACTTGCTGATGTGCAACATAAAATATCCTCAAATATACAGTGATGATCAAGACACAAGGAAATAGGAATACAAAGATTAAATCAGTGAATGTCCAAGCAAGACTATTCATGACAATACACTGACCATAACAGGTTTTGAGTGAGATATTAAAATATCCATTACTAATTACATACCCAACATTGTAAACTGAAGAGCAAAACCAGCAGAGACAGATGCTTATTGAAGTTTTAGTTGTGGTTATTTTCTGTGGGTATATTAAAGGGTGACACACAGCCACATAACGATCAACAGCTATTAAAACTAAATTACTAAGAGATGAAGAAAGAAGCAACCTAACGGTAATTACAAACAGTCCACAGTAAGTGTCTCCAAAGTACCAACACATCTCAATTTGCTTGATGCCCTCTATGGGTATCAAAATAAGGCCAGTAAACAGATCTGCCACAGCCAGAGAGAGAATGATCAGGTTGGTTGGAGTGTGAAGCTTCTTGAAGTGAGAGATGGAGATGATCACCAGCAGGTTCAGAAACACAGTCCATGCTGAGAGCAATGATATGAACAGGTAAATGATATAATATTCATATCTGGAGCGTTTTCCCTTGAAACATGATGAGTTGATGGCAGGAAAGCAGTATTGAGTCTCATGATTCTCTGTCTCATAGGCCATGAGTGAGTCTCCTCCTGTTAAGAGTTTGTTCTGCTCTCCTTACTGTCCTTTCATTTATATAGTGTATGGATCACACTGACCAACCCATATACCACCCACTCTGATGATGCATAATGGCACAATTATTTCAATGATGCATGAACAGAACAGTGGATTGAAGCTAAGATGTAAGAGGGTTTGTAGTCCTTCCTTGTGCACTGATAAGTGTGCCGAAGATTgtacttgttttttttactctattttgtgGTAACAATATATATCGTTATATCTCACAGCCCTAGTTTCCACAACATtgagagcatgaaattgtccaaaatgtcttggtatgctgaagcattaagagttcctttcactagaactaaggggccaacccctgaaaaacaaccacacaccataatccccctccaccaaagtTTACACTTGGTACAGTGCAGTCAGACAAGTAccattctcctggcaaccgccaaacccagacctGTCCATCAGATTGTcggacagagaagcgtgattggtcacttcagagaacatttctccactgctctagagtccagtggcagcgtgctttacaccactgcatccgattgcattgcacttggtgatgtaaggcttggatgcagctgctcagcCATGAAAActcattccatgaagctctctacatactgttcttgagctaatctgaaggccacgtgaagtttggaggtctgtagctattcaCCTGTTGATCAACAAGTAAAGACTTGTTTAATTAGTATCTTCCTCATCATGTGTTTGAtacaccagcataccgtaacagaaTACCCAACCAAGAAGTaaagcgatgtgtttgttttaatttctttttattttcgtGTTCAGTTTTTTTTGTTCCGTGTTTTCACCCCTGCCTTCACTATGGACCCACCTGTGAGACTTATGTACCTTGAGCAGGGAAAAAGCTCTCTCGAGAGACATTTACAACTGTTTTTGGATCTCGCCCATCAGACCACCTTCCCAGACTACTGCCTGTGCACATTCCTGTACGTCGGACTCAACGCCGCCACATGTGCACAGCTGTCCGGGGAGGGTCCTCGAGGGAGCTTCGCGTCCtatgtggagtgggtgctggcaTCCTGCAGATCTGCATTCACCATCGATGTTGCCGCCAACCCCACTTCCCATCCAGTGCCCAGCCAGAACCACCCAGACAGCGAGGATAAACAACCTGAGCCCACCGCAGGTAGTACGACGGAGACCACCGCGAATGAGCCGCCCACGCATACAAGAGCGATCGGGGGTCACATCGCCATGGATCCCGAGCAGCGTATGcctgaccaggtgtgtgagccAGCTGAGCCATCCATTGCCGAGGGAGTGTTGGTGGACTTCGAGGGTTCGGAAGTGAGAACTACTACTGAGATTGAGTTTTTTGCTGAGACACTGCTGGACTTAAGGTGTGGAGAGGACATTTTTCTTGCCCCAGTACTGTCACCTGTCCAGTTGGTCCCGTCCAGCGTGCCTCTCCCACCACATCTCCAATTTACGTGTGACACTCCACTGCTTTTGGATTTTTACATGGAACTCCAGCCTGTTTCCCAGTCTCCAGCCATCAGTGCCACTCAGTCACTTCCGTCTCCCTTCAATCCCTCGGTACCACCTCCTGTCAGTAATGTGGCACCATCTCGGGCCTGTCGGGATCTGGGCCTCCTGGGCACGAGGAGCCCGAAGCTCCGCCTCCAGCCTTGGAAGGTTTCGAGCTGCCTCGTTCCGTTGTTCTGACTCCTGCGCCTGCGCTCTTTCCACCCTCAACCTCGGAGTGGACCATTGGCCTTTCGACCATGCCAGACTCCCTTGGCACTTCGGCTCCACCTGGGTCAGACATTGCATTGCCCCCGCTGCAGACTTAAGTACTGTCCACTGCTCTCTGTCCTCCACCCCTTACACTACAGCTTGCTCCACCCTACCTCAGGCTCCGTCTCCACCCTCGGTCGCTCCAACGTGTCCTCAGACCTCCGGATCCCCTCCTTGATCTCAGGAGGTCGTCACTGCGGCTCTGTCATGGCCGCCTGGATCCTCACCATCTCTACACTACCTCAGCTTGTTGGCTGTGCGGTGGGCTCCATCCTTGCTGTCGTTGCCTATGGTCATCCCCATGGCAGTCCTCATCAGGCCTGGTCCTCATGGGTCCTCCCTCCATCAAAGCCGTCGTGGGGCAACACCCTGGCTGTGGCCTGGAAGTACATCCTGCAGCCCCTGCTCAAGGCCATCACCTGGATATCACCACCATCTGGACTCCTGGTTTGTGTCTCCATCTGCCCGTTTCACCATCCACCATCACCCATCTCCAGAATCCCGGCCCTCTCCTTTGTTtctctacggcgcgaggacacGCCTCGCCGGAGGGGGATGCACTGTCACAGTCACgtcatgttctgtttgttttggttttcattCTGTCACATGTGCTCCTTTGTTCTAGTTTCCTGCCACTATCTGTTACCATGGACACTAATCATCACAGCTGTATGTCATTTGAGTTAATTCATCAGTGCATATAAGTTCCTGTTTGTTGTCTGTTCATTGTCAGGTATCGTTTGTTCTAAGTTGGTGTATGTTCCTGTCTGGATTCTGGATTCTCCGTTTGGATTATCAAGTAGACTTGTTTAACTTGTATCTTCCTTGTCGTGTGTTTGAtacaccagcataccgtaacagaTGTGCTATGATATTGTGGGGCAAATGAActgcaatattaatttaataataaaagtagcataataagaataatttaaTAGGCCTGCGTGCCCATCCACCATTTGccagccgttttttttttttttttttttgtgaccaCTGACGAGGGTGTGTCAAACGCGTCTTTCCACGCTCACGGGCAAAGGAGAATCATTGAAAGGCTCGCATGCTTGACACTGCATGTCATATCTGCTTAATTGTGAAAATGTCTGTTTGCTACAAAAGGGAAGTTAAAGAGGGTGGGCATTTTTGTAAGATCAACCTTGTACACATCAGATCAACATTGTAGGGATGAACTCCTGGAAACTGTTTTCCATCAACCAGTCAGCCACATGGATTTTCCAGTAAATCACCCCTGAGCTCATTCTTGCTTCAGTCTATATGCAAAGAAATATTGCATTTTAGAAAACAATGTgttgtaaaatattaatgaaatatgaataaaaataattttcacttttacacaaaattactttttgttaTCTATGAAAATCACATTCTTTCTTTCTCGCATGCGTGTGCACACAATAGCGTTACAGTAAggattaaaaactgaaaaatatagtgaaataaatgtgtaaaaggTGTAGTATCTGTGGTACATGCAGAATAATTACTCCAGGTCGTTAAATTGACGTGTGGTAGGGTACTTTGTATTGTATGTGTGTGGCCATGTTCATTTGCCACCActgaagaccatttttgacacAGGAAAAACCCTGGTCAGTGGCTATCGGCTGCAGTTTAGAATACAGAAAGTCAGTATTATAGTAGAAAATAATTGTTATTAGGCACCATTAGAGTGGGCGGTAGATGGGTTGGTCTGTTTGATCCAGACACTGTATAAATAAAAGGAAAGCAAAGAAAGAAGAACAAACTCCTAACAGGAGACGACTCACTCATGGCCTATGAGACAGAGGATCATGAAACTCTATACTGCTTTCCTGCTATCAACTCATCATGTATCAAGGGAAAACGCTCCAGATATGAAGACAATTTCATGTATGTGTTTTTTTCATTGCTGTCAGCATGGACTGTGTTTCTGAACCTGCTGGTGATCATCTCCATCTCTCACTTCAAGAAGCTTCACACTCCAACAAACCTGATTATTCTCTCTCTGGCTGTGGCTGACTTGCTTGTTGGACTTATTGTGATGCCCATAGAGGCCATTAAACTGATTGAGACATGCTGGTACTTTGGAGACACTTTGTGTGGAATGTTTATGATAATCATGGGTCTGCTCCTGTCAACATCTATTtgtaatttagttttaattgcTATTGATCGTTATGTGGCTGTATGTCACCCTTTACTGTACCCACAGAAAATAACCACAACTAAAACTTTAATAAGCATCTGTCTCTGCTGGTTTTTCTCCTTTGCCTACAATACTACTGTCTCTCTGGTTGGTGGCAGATATTTTGAAAGCTCACAAAGAACAGACTCATGCTATGGAAAGTGCTATTTGATAATAAGTTTTTCATGGATAGTTGTTgaccttttcttttctttcttgtttCCTTTGACTGTgatcataactttatatttgaGGATATTTTATGTTGCACATCAGCAAGTGAAAGTTATAAACTTTCTGATGAAGGGTGGTAAATGTGTAATGGAGAGCTCAGTGAGGAGGAAATCTGAGAGTAAAGCTGCTCTGACATTAGGAATCATTGTGACAGCTTATCTGACATGCTATATTCCATACTATATCTTGTCTTTAACAAGTAGTACAATAATCTCTTCTGCTACAATGACATTTTTACTATGGACTATATATGTTAACTCAGGCATGAATCCTGTTGTCTATGCTTTATTTTACCGCTGGTTTAAAATATCAGTTAAACACATCTTAACTCTTAAAATATTGAAGCCATCATCCTCTCTCTTAGACATATTTACAGATTATTCATGATTTTAGTAGATTTTCTGATTTTTACTGCAATTTGGACTTTGACAATACATAAAAAAGAGCTCATACCACGGGAACAGTATCACAGAAAATATTAGTGGTTTTGAAACCATGACTTTTTCAAACCGCGGTATACCTTGAAACTGGTATACCTGGAAACCGGCCCATGCCTAGTTACTTGTGAGGTTCCATGACAGTTGGAAGACAATTGCTTATGTAGGTTGTTATATATAAAGTATCTGTAAATcacaatatttatgttttaaagctCTCAGATATGATTTATACAAGTTTTGACCCTCCATGTCCATTTTCCTTAagagttttgctccaactctaaacaagctaatcaaggtcttcagggtTTATAGAATGTTATAGGCAGTTGAGTTTGatcaaggttggagctaaactctgcaggaaagcgGACATCAAAGTTTTTTCATTGCTGTCAGCATGGACTGTGTTTCTGAACTTGCTGGTGATCAACTCCATCTCTCACTTCAAGAAGCTTCACATTCCAACCAACCTGATTATTCTCTCTCTGGCTGTGGTGGCCAGTTGCTTAATGGACTTTTTGTGTTGCCCATAAAGGCCACTAGACTGATTGAAATGTGTTGGTACTTTGGAGACCTTCTGTGGACTGTTTATGATTGTCATGAGAGTTAgtagtttaattttatttgctCTTGATCGTTTTGTGTCTGTTTGTTACTGTACCCACAGAAAATAACAATGAGTAAAACTTTAAAGGAtttgtccacttttaaataaacttttcctgataatttacttacccccatgtcatccaagatgttcatgtctttctttcttcagtcgaaaagaaatgatgttttttgatgaaaccattccaggatttttctccatatagtggacttcaatggcctccagaattatatattatattttataaagcataaacggttgtatttttttctaaaatgactgatcgtttcgctagataagaccctcattcctcgtctggtatcgtttaaagctctttgaagagAAAGTTATGGGCAGTTGAGTTTGatcaaggttggagctaaactctgcaggaaagcgGACATCAAAGTTTTTTCATTGCTGTCAGCATGGACTGTGTTTCTGAACATATTGGTGATCATCTCTGTCTGTCACTTCAAGAAGCttaaaattgcagtttcagtgcagcttcaaagagctttaaatgataccagatgaggaataagggtcttatctagcaaaacgatcggtcattttagaaaaaaatacaaccgtttatgctttataaagaCAAAATATcgccaaaaatatttttcaaaaaccttcagccatctggaggccattgaagtccactatatggagaaaaatcctggaatgttttcatcaaaaacttaatttcttttcaactgacgaaagaaagacatgaacatcttggatgacatgagggtgagtaaattatcaggaaaagtttatttaaaagtggactaatcctttaataagcATCTGTCTCTGTTGGTTTTGTTCTTTAGCTTATGATATTGCCATTGTAATTAGCAGCAGCTATTTAGACTTTTCAGACAGAATAGTGTATTTAGGAAAGTGCTTCTTTATAACCAGCAGGGAAGCATTGATGTGTGAACTGTATTTTGCGACCGTACAGCATGTTACTGTCACGGATGGTGatgggttttgtttcatgtATATAGTTTCATGTCTCTTATTTTGTATATAGTCAttaggtgtgttcgacatcAGCTGCGGCTGAATGTAACTGATCGGCGAGAGTAGCCGCGTGCAGATGGGGAGGAGCTGAAAATGGAGACGTGAAgtcggacactttctgcttcccgTAGTGACGCTCACGAAGCTGCttttgcatactttatcacagcttaagtgaaaaaatgcaatatttgactaatacactgatgtttcagagacattttcattcaatactttatgtactgcttacagcggctgtttttacaagaataaagttcaataTAAGCATATACTATATAAAAACTAAAGTAGTGAGGTCTAcgttttttatcagttttattttgataaacatgacacaatacaacatagtgactacatgaaaagagctattataactattataaaaataaagatttgtgAGCAATAGTGGAACTGAAGGTGTGACAATAAACACGAAACACACATGATCATTGTCATGCATTGAATCTGGCCAATCGTGgaacagctgtgtcgtcatcagagCTCGTGCAGCTACTCTTGAGAAACTGCACTGACTAACTCAGGCGGCTAATctcgaatcgctctcgcggtactttgaagccatacgtcacagtcacatggcGTCGGCGCTGTCTCAAGTCGAACAAAATTCCTTACCgacatgcactgcttcaagacAGCTGCCGATCGGTCTGTACGGTGCTGCATCAAGTCAAACAAGcctgggctgcgttcagccccgacaaaacgttacaaaacgttttttaaacggaaacggtggcttgtgaacaccctgttctgatgacgcaagagttacaactatggcagctgagaaggccattctttgtgttctttttaaaataattttcagagCCTGATGTAGTCGGTATAAATACGTGTTTAATACTACAAAATACGCTCGATGTTACAGTGACtgcccttgccgtccagaataaaagagaacatcccaatcaaatgaagggatttgtggaaacttctaTTATTGTTATACAACATTTGACTTGCACTTCatgatgaaaagacaaacatttcaggtgaaggataatccacttcttaccgTGACTTACCCGtcagagcacagcagtaatgactttatgaacttctttacttgcaagattgataatattagagagaaaattaaaaacatgcaaccgtctacagtttcgcttcagacagtgcaccgtagtgtccctgaggtaaatctagaatcattcgccgctataggagaggaagaattatctaaacttatcaaatcatcaaaatcaacgactgTTGAATCATCAATGTATGTTAGatccaatgccgactaaactactgaaagaaatgcttccagaggtcgtaggtccacttcttgatataattaatttatctttaacactaggatacgtgccaaaaaactttaagcaggctattattaaacctcttattaaaaaacctcaactagatccgagagatttagtaaattacaggccaatctcgaatctaccttttctgtcaaagatactagaaaaggcagtttcaacacaactgtgctcctttttagaaagaaatggaatctgtgaggatttccagtcaggatttagaccatactatagtactgagactgctctcgttagagttacaaacgatctactcctatcatccgatcgtggctgtatttctctattagtgttattagatctcagtgctgcttttgacactatcgatcacaacattcttttaaaaagactatattggcattagtggaattgctttggcatggttcaaatcatacttatctgaccattatcagtctgtagtagttaatgaagagatgtcgtatcgatcacaggttaggaacttgggtgtgctctttgataccaatctttcatttgaaagtcatgtttctagtatctgtaaaaccgccttcttccatctaaacaatatatctaaattacgacatatgctctcaatgacaaatgtggaacagttggttcatgcattcatgacctcaagactagattattgtaacgctctactgggtggttgttctgctcggcttttaaacagactacagttggtccaaaatgcggcagctagagttctttctacaaccagaaagtatgaccatattagcccagttctgtcaacattacattggctccctattaaatatcgtatagattttaaaatcttgctacttacttataaagctctaaatggtttagctccccagtacgtaagtgagctcttaatgcattatagtccttcacgtttattgcgatctcagaattcaggccagctgataatacccagaatatcaaaatcaactgaaggcggcagatccttttcctatttagcacctaaactctggaacaatcttcctagcattgttcgggaagcagacacactctgtcagtttaaatctagactaaaaacacatctctttgctcttgcatacacataacacattatcaatacattaacatttttcaaatccgttaaagga
The nucleotide sequence above comes from Chanodichthys erythropterus isolate Z2021 chromosome 10, ASM2448905v1, whole genome shotgun sequence. Encoded proteins:
- the LOC137029493 gene encoding trace amine-associated receptor 13c-like; translation: MAYETEDHETLYCFPAINSSCIKGKRSRYEDNFMYVFFSLLSAWTVFLNLLVIISISHFKKLHTPTNLIILSLAVADLLVGLIVMPIEAIKLIETCWYFGDTLCGMFMIIMGLLLSTSICNLVLIAIDRYVAVCHPLLYPQKITTTKTLISICLCWFFSFAYNTTVSLVGGRYFESSQRTDSCYGKCYLIISFSWIVVDLFFSFLFPLTVIITLYLRIFYVAHQQVKVINFLMKGGKCVMESSVRRKSESKAALTLGIIVTAYLTCYIPYYILSLTSSTIISSATMTFLLWTIYVNSGMNPVVYALFYRWFKISVKHILTLKILKPSSSLLDIFTDYS